GCGCCGAGAAGGTCTACGTCGTCGACGACGCCGAGATCAAGGGCTACCTCGTGGCCCCCAAGGCCGAGGTGCTGCAGCAGCTGGTCGAGAAGACCGGTGCCGCCGCCGTGCTGATCCCGTCCTCCGCGGAGGGCAAGGAGATCGGCGCCCGCCTCGCGGTCAAGATCAAGTCGGGCCTGATCACCGACGCGGTCGACGTGCAGGCCGGCGACGGTGGTCCGGTGACCACGCAGTCGGTCTTCGCGGGCAACTACACCGTGCAGGCCAAGGTCACCACGGGCACGCCGATCATCACGGTGAAGCCCAACTCGGCCGCCCCCGAGGAGTCCGCGGGCGCCGGCGCCGTCGAGCAGTTCGCCGCCGCCATCTCCGACTCGGCCAAGAAGGCCAAGATCGTCGCCTCCCAGGCCCGCAAGGCCTCGGGCCGCCCCGAGCTGACCGAGGCCGCCATCGTGGTCTCCGGCGGTCGTGGCACCGGCGGCAACTTCGACGAGGTCGA
This genomic interval from Nocardioides scoriae contains the following:
- a CDS encoding electron transfer flavoprotein subunit alpha/FixB family protein, whose protein sequence is MSEVLVLVDHVDAHVRKPTLELLTIARRLGEPSAVFIGDAGAADGVAEAVRKFGAEKVYVVDDAEIKGYLVAPKAEVLQQLVEKTGAAAVLIPSSAEGKEIGARLAVKIKSGLITDAVDVQAGDGGPVTTQSVFAGNYTVQAKVTTGTPIITVKPNSAAPEESAGAGAVEQFAAAISDSAKKAKIVASQARKASGRPELTEAAIVVSGGRGTGGNFDEVEGFADSLGAAVGASRAAVDSGWKPHAFQVGQTGKVVSPQLYVANGISGAIQHRAGMQTSKTIVAVNKDDEAPIFELVDFGVVGDLHTVLPAATEEITKRKG